In the Dioscorea cayenensis subsp. rotundata cultivar TDr96_F1 chromosome 12, TDr96_F1_v2_PseudoChromosome.rev07_lg8_w22 25.fasta, whole genome shotgun sequence genome, one interval contains:
- the LOC120272978 gene encoding probable protein phosphatase 2C 35 encodes MGCVHGKCCCCRLCCYTCNPCCCSDSGSQANNHCCVGDQRSPDHLLQRPTLTGDSVGTALIPSADLCLYYSTLSQRGHYPDSPDRENQDCFIVRTNLHGRVDAHFFAVFDGHGQLGARCAAFVRDRLVEALSADGSLFDDPARAYQSAFLATNSELHESEIDDSMSGTTAIAVLVSGATMCVANVGDSRAVAGVWRNGSVVAEDLSRDQTPFRKDEYERVRRCGARVLSVDQVEGVKDPDVQSWGDEENDDGDPPRLWVPNGMYPGTAFTRSVGDSTAESIGVIAEPEVLTLKISPEHLFFVVASDGVFEFLSSQAVVDMVAKFIDPREACSAIAAESHRLWLEHENRTDDITIIVVHIKDSGIGTIDAASQTTNKSSIEISDKGKDKTATQESDICHQEKGNLPIMQSCPVDSSTERSPACVAPSPTHSVLRNG; translated from the exons ATGGGCTGCGTCCATGGCAAGTGCTGCTGCTGCCGCTTGTGTTGCTATACCTGTAATCCTTGCTGTTGCTCCGACTCTGGTTCCCAAGCCAACAACCACTGCTGTGTCGGCGATCAACGATCCCCCGATCATCTCCTACAACGCCCAACTCTCACCGGAGACTCCGTCGGCACGGCCCTGATCCCTTCCGCCGACCTTTGCCTCTATTACTCCACCCTCAGCCAGCGCGGTCACTACCCTGACTCTCCTGATCGTGAGAACCAGGACTGCTTCATCGTCCGCACCAACCTCCATGGCCGGGTAGACGCACACTTCTTCGCCGTCTTCGACGGCCATGGCCAGCTTGGCGCTCGCTGCGCCGCCTTTGTCAGGGACCGTCTCGTTGAGGCTTTGTCCGCTGATGGTTCCCTCTTTGACGACCCCGCCAGGGCCTACCAATCTGCGTTCCTTGCCACGAACTCGGAGCTCCATGAGAGCGAGATCGACGACTCGATGAGCGGCACCACGGCCATCGCCGTGCTGGTTTCGGGTGCCACCATGTGCGTCGCGAATGTGGGGGATTCGAGAGCGGTGGCTGGGGTTTGGAGGAATGGTTCAGTTGTGGCTGAGGATTTATCGCGTGATCAAACTCCATTTAGGAAGGATGAGTATGAGAGAGTGAGGAGGTGtggagctagggttttgagtgtgGATCAGGTGGAGGGGGTGAAGGACCCTGATGTGCAGAGCTGGGGGGATGAGGAGAACGATGATGGTGATCCCCCAAGGCTGTGGGTGCCCAATGGGATGTACCCAGGGACTGCATTCACTAGGAGCGTCGGGGATTCGACGGCAGAGAGCATTGGGGTTATTGCAGAGCCAGAAGTGTTGACATTGAAGATTTCGCCAGAACATCTCTTCTTTGTCGTCGCCAGTGATGGTGTGTTTGAGTTCCTATCAAGTCAGGCTGTGGTTGATATG GTTGCCAAGTTTATAGATCCCCGAGAGGCTTGTTCAGCTATTGCTGCAGAATCCCACAGGTTATGGTTAGAGCATGAAAATCGAACAGATGACATAACCATCATAGTTGTACACATCAAAGAC TCAGGTATCGGGACAATAGATGCAGCAAGTCAAACCACCAATAAATCTTCCATAGAAATTTCAGATAAAGGAAAAGATAAAACTGCTACCCAAGAATCAGATATTTGCCATCAAGAAAAAGGGAATTTACCCATAATGCAGTCTTGTCCCGTTGACTCTTCCACGGAACGAAGTCCTGCATGTGTTGCTCCTTCTCCAACACACTCTGTACTAAGAAATG GATGA